The genomic interval TGCCAAAGCGTATAATCTCCTGGAAATTCCTGCCGCGCAGGTCAAGATTCTGGAAGCGCAATATGATATTTTCGACGATGAATATCCGGAGAAGAACGCGGAATTTCATATTGCCAATATTGCGGAAGGGAACGCGAATTTCTGTCTGACCGGAACCGTGCGGACTTACGAAATACTGAAAGAGAAAGGATATCCCGTCATTTTAGCCATGCCTTCCCAGGAGCAGCCTGAAATGCAGATCAATCAGCTGCGGTTGCGTAATGTGATGGCTTTGCGGGATGAAAATGAATCTTCCGTCATTTCCATTGGGGTGGAATACGGAGTCGAAGAGGAGGGCGCCATTACCACCGAACTGCAGAATTATCAGATCCGCGGACAGATTATGGAGAAGATCTATTATTACGCTCAGAGACTGGATGCAGCTGTGGAGAAACAGGAGAATGGTGATCTGGTCTATCGCATCTATACCACCAAATCGATTCTGAGCGATGAAACCAGCGGTTACCGAAAGCTGCGCTTGCTGGATGAATTGCCGGGCCTTTTTGGGGTCACTAAAGTCGGGATTGGCATCGGTCTTGGTAAGACAACGGCAGAAGCAAAGAGAAATGCTGATTTTGGCCGTGAACGCGCGAGTAATTATGAAAGCGACTGCTTCTTTATTGTCTATGAGGATCAGAAAATCGCCGGACCAATCATCCAGGCCGAAGTGGTCAAAAAGAATGAAGAAATCAATGGTGAACTCTATTTGATCTCCCGGGATACGCAGGTTGGTTTGGATAAACTGATCATCATCGATGCGGTCCTCGACCAGTATGGGGTTGACGTGATCACTCCGGGAGAATTGGCTCGCCTATGCGAATTACCCCTGAACCGAGTCAACCGCCTGATCACCAAACTGGAATCAGCGGGTTACGCCAGAGTTATCGGCAAAAAACCGTTGAACGGTTCGGGCCGCCCCAGCCGTCTCGTTCAAATCAACCTGAAAAAGCGGATTTAATCCGCTTTTTCGGTTTTTTGGCAGGGAGTACCGCTGGCAAAGGAGCGGAAGAATTGAAGGAAGGGTTTGTCGAGTTCAATTTTGCGGAATTATTCGTTGATACTTTTTTTACCGCTAGCTATGTATAAAATGAAAAGAAATAATGTCAGGCAGACAACCAAACCAGGCATCGGCTGCCTGACAGAACTCAGAATGGAGGATTTGAGATGACCATAATTCCGGGGAAGATTTTTTCCTTTCTCGTTCTGATTGTGCTGAGTCTGATGACGGTTTATCTGATTAAGAAAATGCAGAAGAGCAGTGAGCCGGTGGATGTCCGGCGCTTGGCAGGTTTGGACGCGCTGCAGGAAGTGGTTGGCCGCGCTACGGAAACCGGACGTCCCATTCATTACAATCCCGGTATGGGTTCCGTAGAAAGCGCCAGTACCGGCGCGCGCGTCCTGGGTGGCATGGAGGTTTTGGGTTGGCTGAGTTACCAATGTGCCCGCTATGATACGCGCCTGATTTCGACTTACTGCGCTCCTTCCACTTATGCGATCGCGCGCGAAGTCATTCGGAACGGATATGTGCAGGCAGGGAAACCGGAAAGCATGAGCGAAGAAACCGCGCAATTTTTGTCCAGCGATCAAATGGCATTTGCCATGGGTGCGGTGGCCATTATGCAGCGGGAACGCATCGCTTCCAATGTGCTGATCGGCAGTTATGGCGCAGAATGTTTGCTGTTGGCGGAAGCCGGCAATACGCTGGGAGCGATCCAGATTTCCGGTGATACCAATGCTTACCAATTGCCTTTCCTGATTGTGACTTGCGACTATTCTCTGATTGGCGAAGAACTTTTTGCCGCCGGGGCCGTTTTGAGCAACAACCGCGATGTCTATGGTTCCCTGATCGCGCAGGATTACGGCAAATTGGCCGCCTTGGTCTTGATCATCGTCGGCAGCGTGCTGGCGACCTTCGGCAATACGGTTTTAACGAACTTATTCAGCTGGTAGGAGGTGAGCGTAAATGAAAAGAACAGTTCCGTTGATCATTGCCTTTTTAGTTGGCATGGGTTTATTGTTGGATAACTTTATTACCTTTGCTCCGTTGAACACTTCCATGGTGACTTTGCGTTCCTGGCTGGTTATCATTGCCTTGTTTTCCCTGATGGTAGCGGCGCTCAACCTGCTTATGGTGCATATCCCGCGAATCATGAGACGCAAAGGTACCTGGTCACAGAGTATCGTCCTGGTTACCTTTATGCTGCTGACCATAATCAGCGGTATTTTCATCGGCACCAAAGGAACCGTCTATCAGACCCTTTATACCGGTATTATGACGCCGGGCGGCTCTACCGTCAATGCGTTATTGGCTTTTTTTATTGCATCTGCCGCTGTGCGAACCTTCCGGGCGAGAAATCTGGAATCCACGCTTCTCCTGATTACTGCTATTATTCTGATGCTGTCCAATGTCACCATTGGTAATGCGATCAGTCAGTACATTCCTGTCGTCGGTAATTGGCTGACCAATGTACCGAATGCGACCGCACAGCGCGGCTTGATTATTACCAGTTCACTGGCCTTTGTCACCATTAATTTAAGAAACATCCTCGGCTTCAGCACGCAGTGGCTGGGCGGCAAAGATTGAGGGGGCGGGCAAATGAAAAAATTCAACCTATTCGATCCCGACAAAAAGATCACGTATCTCTTGCTCCTGATTATGATCATTTTCCCGTTGATCCATCCTCTGGGTATCGCCATCAAACCATCGGAAAATACCATTCTTGCTTATAATTATGTGGAATCTTTAAAACCGGGTTCTTCCGTCATTCTTTTTATTGACTTTGGCATGGGCAACAGTGCCGAACTGACACCGCAGGTGATCGCTTCGTTGAAACACTTTGCCAGGAAAGACCTGAAAGTTTATGCCGCCACGCAAGTGCCGGAAATGGCGACCGCTCTCGAAACCTATTTGGAGCAGACCTATGGAGTGATGGGCAAGGTTTACGGTGAAGATTATATCAATCTGGGATATTTTGCCGGGGCAGAATCCGCCATTGGCGCCATGGGTGACAGCCTGATCGCTGTCTTTAAAAAGGATATCAGAGGCAATGACCTGACCGCCATTCCAATGATGAAAGAGGTTGTGAAATTACCGGATATCAATGTGGTTTTTGCCGTGACGGCCTCCGGAACCATTCCATTCATCCGTCAGTGCAATGCCAAGTTCGGCATGCCGATTATTTTCTCGGTCAATGCGGTGATGGGCCCCGCCAATGTGCCTTATGTTCAGTCCGGACAGGCGGTATCCGTGCTGGTAGGCAGCACAGGAGCTGCGCAATATGAGACGATGATTGGTGCGCCGGGTACGGCAACCGCTGCCATGGATGCGCAGTCTCTGGCTCATGTTGTGATCATTCTTTTGATTCTTTGGGGTAATATTGGCTATTTCGTGGAAAAGCGTCAGAAAAAAGCAAAGAAATCAGCAGAGAAAAAAGCCTAAGGAGGTGCACTTATGCAAATCAGTCATAATCCTGTCGTCTGGCTGGCCGCCTTTGTGACGGTCTCGATCCTCAGTTTCGTTTTCTGGAATGACAGTCCTTTTTATAAATATGTGCAAAGCGCTTATTTAGGCGTAGCTGCTGGTATCACGGTGGTGGTTGGCTGGGGCAATTTAAAAAATCAGGTGATTACACCCTTAACAAACGGTGACTTCCGCATGATTGTGCCGATTCTTTTTGGCTGTCTCTTGTTGGTCCGCTTTATTCCCGGTTTCAACTGGGTCGCACGGTATCCGGTCGCCATCTTAGTCGCCGGCGGCGCCGGTTTGGGCTTAGCCAATACCGTACAGGCTCAGTTTGTCAGTCAGATCAAAGCCGCTTTACTGCCTCTCAACAGCGTCAATAATCTGATCATGTTTGTCGGCTTAATCGCTGTGATTGCCTTCTTTTTCCTGACCGGTCGGACCACGCACGCGATTGAAAAACTAAAACTGGGTTGGCTGACCTATCTTGGCCGTCTTGTTTTGATGGTTGCATTCGGCGCAGCCTTTGGCACCACGGTCATGGGCCGCTGTTCCATCCTGATTGGCCGCCTGCAGTTCCTTTTGACCGACTTTCTCGGTTTATAAAGAAAATTTACTATCAGCGGGCAGGCTTGCCCTTGAAAACGAACATTCTTCCTCTTTGGCGGCAGGAAGGATGTTCGTTTTTCGGCAATCGACAGAAAATGCAGGAAAGCGGCAGATCGGACACGAATTTATAAAGATCGCTCAAGTGGAGCGAAATACGAGCCGGGAGGTTCTTCATGAAGACTTTTTTGGAATATTGTTCCGCTTATTTTAAAAGAATGTCCCTCATCGATCACATGCTCTTGAAAGTGAGCATTTTTTCTCTCGCTCTGCTGATCGGGATGATACTTTCACCCAAACAGCGTGATGCAAAGATTACCGTGCTCACAGCAATAGTCAGCGCCTCCAGTTTGCTGCTGATCAAAGGATTTCTGCAATTTTTCCGGGCGCACCGTCTCGATGCCATGGAATAAGCATGTTAATCAGCAGTATCGAACAAACGATAGCGGAAAAAGGCAGTTTATTGATCATAACGCATGGTCACAGTATGTGGCCGTTGCTGCGCGGCGGCAAAGATCCGGTTTGCTTAAAAAAGCCGGCGATTTTACGCAAATATGATGTCGTACTCTTTCGGCGCGATCACGCCGGGCTCGTTCTGCATCGTATTGTTGCCGTCGGTCAAGACAGAAGATGCCTTGTCTGCGGTGATGCGGAAAGTGGCCGGGAGTGGATCCGTCCCGAGCAGGTAAAAGCGGTTATGGATGGTTTTTATCGCGGAAAAACCTATATCAGCTGCGGTCATCCGCTTTATCGGATTTATGTACAACTTGTGTGCGCCGCTTATCCGCTGCGGGTCTGGCTGCTTTGTCTGCGCGCTTTGTTTGCTAAAAAAACTGTCGCCGGCAAAAAATAAACATAAAATCGAGTGGGAGTGCGCAAGGTTGAAGTTTCAGACCAGACTTTTTGATTTTGACGGGACCTTGACCGATCCTGTGATCGGCATTACCAATTCTATTATCGAGTAAAGCCGTAAAACCCCTTGCTTTAGCTGTGGGGATATCAGGCTTTCCGCAACTTCTTAATAATATATGGAGACATGATGTAGAATACAAATATGAAATATCAATCAAATCAAAATGTCGTCTACTCGAGCAAATATGCAAATATCATGTGGTTTGGTGTCCTGAATATCGGCGAAAAGTTCTGACGGGAACAATAGAGGCTCGTTTGAAAGAGGTGCTGATTGAAACGGGCAATTCTATAAAAATCGATATCATTGAAATGGAGATCATGCCGGATCAGGTGCGGTTGCTGCTTGAAGCTGATCCTCAGTACGGCGTTCATAAGGCAATTCAACATTTGAAAGGACGAAGCTCATTTGTATTATGCAGCGAGTTTAAGGAATTGACAACGAAGCTGCCTACTCTTTGGACGAATTCATATTTTGTTTTTACTGTTGGAGGAGCATCTCCCGACGCTATCAGAAATAGATTGAAGATCAAAAA from Negativicutes bacterium carries:
- a CDS encoding S24/S26 family peptidase, with translation MLISSIEQTIAEKGSLLIITHGHSMWPLLRGGKDPVCLKKPAILRKYDVVLFRRDHAGLVLHRIVAVGQDRRCLVCGDAESGREWIRPEQVKAVMDGFYRGKTYISCGHPLYRIYVQLVCAAYPLRVWLLCLRALFAKKTVAGKK